A part of Synechococcus sp. UW179A genomic DNA contains:
- a CDS encoding rhamnan synthesis F family protein codes for MPRFKTVRALINSPLGRQIKPLARWGYARLLTSVGMEVQNGGQAFNRSRPTAMVVSHEASATGAPVLALNLVQQLSQTHNVVVLLLRGGPLRHQFQANSTALIKAKRTFVNRKLVRRAMKAACPQGNPEFALVNSVVSAPLLEPLRGEGIACLCLVHEFVTYIKPLDVFAEVGLWSSRVVCSTPLTWSDVLRRCNHLTDVRLAVLPQGRCQLPAASQTSSKNALKRPSKVEARDFLNQLPQETLLVLGAGAVQPRKGVDLFVAMAAQIVQQAPELNMRFAWIGSGYEPEHDFSVSVWLEDQISRSGLSNHLVMLEESQAYQDLVNRSNLFVVSSRLDPLPNVAIDAMLAATPVLCFQEACGIANLLEQQPLLHSAGVAPYFDYNVMARKAVALLRSPERMKQLGALTREHASRWFHMPSYIKELIKLAGISGTEVRQEESDLRLLFEQKLVNANFAYPNQRLTDLALHQRYLLSWRSNIRARKPFPGFHPGIYRERRLDQDARRDPLAHWHENGQPKGPWLVPPIQPRDAITRLPESSEVALHIHVFYPELLDPILDRLRKSRVKPDLFVSFSNPTLEAQIRQILNKNQQEASLHPVPNRGRDIGPLLSELGQQLDRNYTIHGHLHTKKSVLIDGGTAERWRDFLLANLLGDGKQPMADIILAAINSDPDLGLVFPDDPGCLGWTENRVHAEALAERLQINKLPQAINFPVGTMFWARQGALSNLYNLGLSWDDYPEEPLGYDGTMLHAIERLLPQICMANGKRYAVTHVPGFSR; via the coding sequence ATGCCGCGCTTCAAGACCGTTCGTGCACTGATCAACTCACCGCTTGGTCGTCAGATCAAGCCTCTGGCTCGCTGGGGCTACGCCCGCCTGCTCACCAGTGTTGGCATGGAGGTGCAGAACGGCGGACAAGCCTTCAATCGCAGCCGACCGACCGCAATGGTCGTGAGCCACGAGGCCTCAGCCACAGGGGCTCCGGTCCTGGCTCTCAATCTGGTGCAACAACTCAGCCAGACTCACAACGTGGTGGTGCTGCTGCTGAGAGGCGGGCCGCTGCGCCACCAGTTCCAGGCCAACAGCACTGCATTGATCAAGGCCAAGCGGACATTTGTGAACCGCAAACTTGTCAGACGAGCAATGAAGGCAGCTTGTCCGCAGGGAAATCCTGAATTTGCACTGGTGAATTCGGTGGTCTCGGCACCCCTTCTGGAGCCGTTGCGCGGAGAGGGAATTGCCTGCCTGTGCCTGGTGCATGAATTCGTGACTTACATCAAACCGCTGGATGTCTTTGCAGAAGTGGGACTGTGGTCCTCGCGCGTGGTGTGTTCAACCCCACTGACCTGGAGCGATGTGCTCCGCCGTTGCAACCATCTCACTGATGTTCGACTAGCGGTACTCCCACAAGGCCGCTGCCAACTTCCTGCAGCTAGCCAAACCAGCAGCAAGAATGCTCTCAAACGGCCATCAAAGGTTGAAGCCAGAGATTTTCTGAACCAACTGCCGCAGGAGACACTGCTGGTGCTGGGGGCAGGAGCCGTCCAACCCCGCAAAGGAGTCGATCTATTCGTGGCGATGGCCGCTCAGATTGTCCAACAGGCTCCTGAACTCAATATGCGATTTGCCTGGATCGGCAGCGGTTATGAGCCTGAGCACGACTTCAGTGTGTCTGTCTGGCTGGAGGATCAGATCAGCCGCAGCGGCCTCAGTAACCATCTGGTGATGCTGGAGGAATCACAGGCTTACCAAGACCTGGTCAATCGCAGCAACCTCTTTGTCGTCAGCTCACGTCTGGATCCACTGCCAAATGTGGCGATCGACGCGATGCTGGCCGCAACCCCGGTGCTCTGCTTCCAAGAAGCCTGTGGCATCGCCAACCTGCTGGAACAGCAACCGCTCCTTCACTCAGCCGGCGTGGCTCCTTACTTCGACTACAACGTCATGGCCCGTAAAGCGGTGGCACTTCTGCGCTCCCCTGAACGGATGAAGCAGCTTGGTGCCCTTACCCGCGAACACGCCAGCCGCTGGTTCCACATGCCCTCCTACATCAAGGAGCTGATCAAGCTGGCTGGCATCAGCGGTACTGAAGTCCGGCAAGAGGAGTCCGACCTGAGGCTGCTGTTTGAACAGAAGCTGGTGAACGCCAACTTTGCATACCCGAATCAACGCCTCACGGATCTAGCCCTGCACCAGCGTTATCTGCTCAGCTGGCGCAGCAACATACGCGCACGCAAACCCTTTCCAGGTTTCCATCCTGGGATTTACAGGGAACGTCGGCTTGATCAGGATGCACGCCGCGACCCCCTCGCCCACTGGCATGAAAACGGACAACCCAAAGGCCCCTGGCTAGTTCCACCGATTCAACCCCGAGATGCGATCACACGCTTGCCGGAGTCCAGCGAAGTCGCCCTGCACATTCACGTGTTCTATCCGGAGTTGCTGGATCCCATCCTGGATCGCCTGCGCAAGAGCCGAGTGAAGCCGGATCTGTTTGTGAGCTTCAGCAATCCGACGCTCGAAGCACAAATCCGCCAAATCCTGAACAAGAATCAGCAGGAAGCCAGCCTTCACCCCGTGCCCAACCGTGGTCGCGACATCGGCCCCCTGCTGAGTGAACTGGGCCAACAGCTCGATCGCAATTACACGATCCACGGGCACCTGCACACCAAAAAAAGCGTGTTGATTGATGGCGGTACAGCCGAGCGTTGGCGTGATTTTCTTTTGGCCAACCTGCTCGGTGATGGCAAGCAACCCATGGCCGACATCATTCTCGCCGCCATCAACAGCGATCCCGATCTTGGCCTGGTATTTCCCGATGATCCCGGCTGCCTGGGCTGGACCGAAAACCGCGTTCATGCCGAAGCACTCGCCGAACGGCTGCAGATCAACAAGCTTCCACAAGCGATCAACTTTCCAGTCGGCACGATGTTCTGGGCACGGCAGGGAGCCTTAAGCAACCTCTACAACCTGGGCCTGAGCTGGGACGACTATCCCGAAGAACCCCTGGGTTATGACGGCACCATGCTGCATGCCATCGAGCGGCTGCTCCCTCAGATCTGCATGGCCAACGGCAAGCGCTATGCCGTGACACACGTGCCTGGGTTCAGTCGTTGA
- a CDS encoding NAD-dependent epimerase/dehydratase family protein, with protein sequence MQAVVTGASGFIGSHLVDGLLRAGYRVKALGRQLPGLISAEAQVHPDLTLSSVPLADGLALQQTLEGAQVVFHLACGSLPQTSNRDPQADVQVNLLGSLNLLEAARLTDVKRLVMVSSGGTVYGVPQQVPIPETHPTDPICSYGITKLAIEKYVALYRQLHGLEAMVLRVANPFGPRQRLDATQGVVPVFLGRALRGDPLQIWGDGTTVRDFLDVSDVVEALLMAARSQSDEYLFNIGSGQGLSLNQLVGLLEAQLQRSLKVEYLPSRGCDVPTNVLCIARAKQALGWTPRVSVAQGLQRLCDSLND encoded by the coding sequence ATGCAGGCCGTTGTTACCGGTGCCAGTGGCTTCATTGGTTCCCATCTGGTCGATGGTCTGCTTCGTGCGGGGTACAGGGTCAAGGCCCTTGGGCGCCAGCTTCCAGGTCTGATCAGTGCGGAGGCGCAGGTCCATCCCGATCTGACGCTGTCTTCCGTGCCATTGGCAGATGGTCTGGCTCTGCAGCAAACACTGGAGGGTGCGCAGGTTGTGTTTCATCTGGCTTGCGGGAGTCTTCCCCAGACCTCCAATCGTGATCCACAGGCGGATGTGCAGGTCAATCTGCTCGGATCCTTGAATTTGCTTGAAGCAGCACGTCTCACCGATGTGAAGCGCTTGGTGATGGTGTCGTCGGGTGGAACAGTGTATGGCGTGCCGCAACAAGTGCCGATTCCAGAAACCCATCCCACAGACCCCATCTGCTCCTACGGCATCACCAAGCTTGCAATCGAGAAATATGTGGCTCTTTATCGCCAGTTGCACGGCCTCGAGGCCATGGTGCTGAGGGTGGCGAATCCTTTCGGCCCGCGTCAGCGCCTGGATGCAACGCAGGGTGTGGTCCCCGTGTTCCTTGGCCGAGCCCTGAGAGGCGACCCCTTGCAGATCTGGGGTGATGGAACAACGGTGCGCGATTTCCTGGATGTGTCTGATGTGGTCGAAGCCCTGTTGATGGCGGCTCGCTCTCAATCGGATGAGTATCTGTTCAATATTGGCTCCGGTCAGGGTCTGAGCCTCAACCAGCTCGTTGGTCTGTTGGAGGCCCAGCTGCAGCGATCCCTGAAGGTTGAGTATCTGCCTTCAAGGGGATGTGATGTTCCCACCAACGTTCTCTGCATTGCACGAGCCAAGCAGGCTCTGGGTTGGACGCCCAGAGTGTCTGTCGCGCAAGGTCTTCAGCGTCTTTGCGACAGTCTCAACGACTGA
- a CDS encoding glycosyltransferase, whose protein sequence is MRILLAVHQFFPDFCAGTETLTRRTAEELQRRGHDVWILTAGPHEDGLPTWRHEQWEGLELIRLNPPPEASPFWGGVLQSYWRPELESGFVALFRDLQPDLLHVFHLRRHTLTLVEAAQRCHVPVLASLTDYWMVCPSGQLQFPDNYLARRFSAPLALILLWLWRWFNPLLSLIPRSPFSALKRRPLFMAQAFERFEQVLVPSQLMWSTFEDMGVSTHHFALCPYGISLQGLERLPMRLAWPGPEQRPLRVGFVGSFNPAKGAHVLLEALALMGVHQSWEAVLYGNPADDHDYWQSLQRQADALPQARFGGVFASEQVFEVLASLDVLVVPSLWRENAPLIVSQAKASGLPLLLSDVDGMADQVVSGVNAMLFLPGDSRTLAAYLSQFAADPQVLAAMVNRGGAPRTIGDYGDQLEQIYARLTRR, encoded by the coding sequence ATGCGAATCCTCCTTGCTGTCCATCAGTTTTTTCCTGATTTCTGTGCCGGCACGGAAACGCTCACGAGGAGAACGGCAGAAGAGTTGCAGAGACGCGGCCATGATGTCTGGATTCTCACCGCTGGTCCTCATGAGGATGGTCTCCCAACTTGGAGGCACGAGCAGTGGGAAGGGCTTGAGCTGATCCGTTTGAACCCACCTCCTGAGGCTTCTCCTTTTTGGGGGGGAGTTCTGCAGAGTTATTGGAGGCCTGAACTGGAATCTGGCTTCGTTGCCTTGTTTCGGGATCTGCAGCCCGATCTGTTGCATGTGTTTCATCTGCGTCGGCATACCCTCACTCTTGTTGAGGCTGCCCAGCGTTGCCATGTGCCCGTGTTGGCAAGCCTGACTGATTACTGGATGGTCTGTCCCTCTGGCCAACTGCAGTTTCCTGACAACTACCTCGCCCGGCGCTTCAGTGCTCCGCTGGCCTTGATCTTGCTTTGGCTCTGGCGATGGTTCAACCCCTTGCTGTCATTGATTCCCCGCAGTCCGTTCTCTGCACTCAAGCGTCGGCCTTTGTTCATGGCCCAAGCGTTTGAGCGATTTGAGCAGGTGCTGGTCCCCTCCCAATTGATGTGGAGCACGTTTGAAGACATGGGCGTCTCGACCCACCATTTCGCCTTGTGTCCTTATGGCATTTCTCTACAAGGGCTTGAGCGGTTGCCAATGCGGCTGGCCTGGCCCGGGCCTGAGCAGCGACCACTGCGTGTGGGTTTTGTTGGCAGTTTCAATCCGGCCAAGGGTGCCCATGTGTTGCTAGAGGCCTTGGCCTTGATGGGTGTGCATCAGTCTTGGGAAGCCGTTCTCTATGGCAATCCCGCAGATGATCATGACTATTGGCAAAGCTTGCAGCGTCAGGCTGATGCACTGCCTCAGGCTCGTTTTGGAGGCGTATTCGCTTCAGAGCAGGTGTTTGAGGTGTTGGCGTCTCTCGATGTTCTCGTTGTGCCTTCGCTTTGGCGAGAAAATGCACCCTTGATTGTTTCGCAAGCCAAGGCCAGCGGACTGCCGCTGTTGCTTTCAGATGTTGATGGAATGGCAGATCAGGTGGTTTCCGGTGTGAATGCCATGCTTTTTCTGCCGGGCGACAGTCGAACATTGGCTGCTTATCTCAGTCAATTTGCTGCTGATCCACAGGTTTTAGCGGCCATGGTGAATCGCGGAGGAGCACCTCGAACGATTGGTGATTACGGCGATCAGCTCGAACAGATCTACGCTCGCTTAACAAGGCGTTAA
- a CDS encoding glycosyltransferase, producing the protein MSATGTPPRSLILLLVAFHPSEQEVHCLAKCLRALPATIGYAVVVNDYRPGEPVDLLAQNADHWLCNSDNPGYGTAVNRLVKTLPNIPEYLGVLNTDIQWNDGTFVMMMSWMDQNPDVVLVAPRILDPSGNEQKLCKRNPTVLGLLSRRFIPNWIKPGWLRRYDRWYVMADYSYDDQFDVPYLSGCCMLMQSNPFLEVGGFDEHFFLYLEDADLTREMSSLGRCQHFSGASVTHSWGRGNYKNLRLMLVNFQSAWIYFCKWGWKFW; encoded by the coding sequence ATGAGTGCAACTGGTACGCCACCGCGCTCTTTGATTCTGCTTTTGGTGGCATTCCATCCTTCTGAGCAGGAAGTTCATTGTTTGGCTAAATGTTTGAGAGCCTTGCCTGCGACGATTGGTTATGCCGTTGTGGTGAATGATTACCGCCCAGGAGAACCCGTTGATCTCCTGGCTCAAAATGCAGATCATTGGTTGTGTAATTCAGATAATCCGGGCTATGGAACAGCAGTAAATCGTTTGGTCAAAACTTTGCCAAACATTCCTGAGTACTTAGGTGTTCTTAATACTGATATTCAGTGGAATGATGGCACTTTCGTAATGATGATGTCCTGGATGGATCAAAATCCTGATGTGGTCCTCGTTGCGCCTCGGATCCTTGACCCGTCAGGCAATGAACAAAAGCTCTGCAAGAGAAATCCCACTGTTTTAGGTTTATTGAGTCGGCGATTCATTCCTAATTGGATTAAACCCGGCTGGTTGAGGCGTTATGACCGGTGGTACGTCATGGCTGATTATTCTTATGACGATCAATTTGATGTTCCTTATTTGAGCGGCTGCTGCATGCTGATGCAATCCAACCCTTTTTTAGAGGTTGGTGGTTTTGATGAGCATTTTTTCCTTTATCTGGAAGATGCTGATTTAACGCGAGAGATGTCCTCGTTGGGTCGTTGCCAGCATTTTTCTGGCGCCTCAGTGACACATTCCTGGGGACGTGGAAACTACAAAAATCTCAGATTGATGCTTGTTAATTTTCAGAGTGCCTGGATCTATTTTTGTAAGTGGGGTTGGAAGTTCTGGTGA
- the rfbB gene encoding dTDP-glucose 4,6-dehydratase encodes MSFPLPADSRLLVTGGAGFIGSSVVRRLLHHSDVQVFNLDKIGYASDLTSIGDHPNHHLLRMDLASAEATEEAVRIADPDLVMHLAAESHVDRSIDGPGVFIESNILGTFHLLQSVRRHWEQLAPHRRDRFRFHHISTDEVFGSLGDQGRFSETTAYDPRSPYSASKAASDHLVNAWYHTFGLPVVLTNCSNNYGPWQFPEKLIPVVILKAIAGESIPLYGDGLNIRDWLYVEDHVDALLLAATRGRIGGHYCVGGAGDHGSASERSNRDVVETICSILDRLRPQDEPYAHLIKRVSDRPGHDRRYAIDANKISSELGWKPKHSFEEGLKATVEWYLHNLDWCQKVRDQAGYEGERIGTADQSSVSGL; translated from the coding sequence ATGTCTTTTCCCCTGCCAGCTGATTCCCGCTTGTTGGTGACCGGGGGAGCTGGATTTATTGGGAGCTCCGTTGTGCGCAGGTTATTGCATCACTCAGATGTGCAGGTCTTCAATCTGGACAAAATTGGTTATGCCAGTGACCTCACAAGCATCGGTGACCATCCCAACCACCATTTACTTAGGATGGATCTAGCAAGTGCTGAGGCCACGGAGGAAGCGGTCCGAATCGCGGATCCGGATCTAGTGATGCATCTTGCTGCAGAAAGTCATGTCGATCGTTCAATCGACGGCCCAGGGGTTTTCATTGAAAGCAATATCCTTGGGACTTTTCATTTGCTTCAGTCTGTGCGTCGTCACTGGGAGCAGCTGGCGCCGCATCGTCGTGATCGTTTTCGCTTCCATCACATCAGTACGGACGAAGTGTTTGGTTCGCTGGGAGATCAGGGACGCTTTTCTGAAACCACTGCTTATGATCCTCGCAGTCCGTATTCTGCGAGTAAGGCGGCTAGTGATCACCTCGTCAATGCCTGGTATCACACTTTTGGTTTGCCCGTCGTTCTCACGAATTGCTCCAATAATTACGGTCCTTGGCAGTTTCCAGAGAAGTTGATTCCCGTTGTCATTCTCAAGGCCATTGCAGGTGAGTCCATTCCTCTTTATGGAGATGGTCTGAATATCCGCGATTGGTTGTATGTTGAAGACCATGTTGATGCGCTGTTATTGGCAGCAACGCGTGGGCGAATCGGTGGTCATTACTGTGTCGGAGGTGCTGGCGATCATGGCTCTGCGAGTGAGCGAAGTAATCGCGATGTAGTTGAAACGATCTGCTCAATTCTTGATCGACTGAGACCTCAGGATGAACCTTATGCACATTTGATTAAGCGCGTTTCAGATCGCCCAGGCCACGATCGCAGATATGCCATTGATGCCAACAAAATATCGAGTGAACTCGGCTGGAAACCAAAGCATAGTTTTGAAGAAGGCCTAAAGGCCACCGTGGAGTGGTATTTGCACAATCTTGATTGGTGCCAAAAGGTCCGAGATCAAGCAGGTTATGAAGGTGAGCGGATCGGTACTGCCGATCAAAGTTCTGTTTCGGGTTTATGA